CACCTCCGACGACGGCACACCCCGGCGCCAGTGCCGCGCAGGCCTCCCGGAAGCCGTCGGCCAGGCTCTCCACGAAGGACAGGCGCAGATCCCGCGGCACGGCGAGGGCGACGAGCAGTGCGGTGGGGCGAGCTCCCATCGCCGCGATGTCGGCGAGGTTGACCGCGGCGGACTTCCAGCCGAGGTCGAATCCCGACGACCACGCCATGCGGAAGTCCGGTCCGTGCACGAGGGTGTCGGTCGTCGCGACCACCGACCCCGACGGAGCGGCGATCACGGCGGCGTCGTCCCCCGGTCCGATCACGGTGTGCGCACCGCGCGCCGTGCGGTTCAGGATCGCTCGCAGGATCTCACCCTCGGAGAGGTCGCCGAGGCGCGGATCGTCGTCGCGAGGTCGGGAGTGCATGCAGTCAAAGGTAGCCTGGAAGCATGCCCCGCTTCCGCCTCCTCGCCGTCGCCGCGGGCGCTCTGACCCTCGCCGCAGCCCTCGCGGGCTGCTCGACGACCGTGCACCTCGAACCTGCCGACGACGCCAATGATCCCGCGTGCGCCGAGGTGTCCGTGCTGCTGCCCGACTCCGTCGTGGACCTCGACCGGGTCTGGACGGATGCCCAGGCGACCGGCGCCTGGGGCGACCCGACCGTCGTCCTGCGGTGCGGCGTCGAACCTCCGGCTCCCTCGACCGAGGTGTGCACCACGATCGGCGGGGTCGACTGGCTCGTCCTCGATCAGGAGGAGGAGCGCCAGCGGCTCGTGACGTACGGCCGCGAGCCCGCGATCGAGGTCGTCATCCGACGCGGTGAGGAGATCGACTTCCGCACGGTCGTCGAGAAGCTCTCGACCAGCATCCAGTCCGGACTGGCGCCCGCCACGGCGCACTGCACCGATCGAGTGCCGACGGCGACCGAGCCTCCGACCGAAGAGGGCTGAGAGAGCACGGACAGGGCTGTCGGCTCGACCCGCTTCGCGAAGCCCCTCTAGACTCGCGGCATGAACCGCACCCCCGCAGGCAGAGCGTCCATCGTCGCAGCGATCCTGGTCGGAGCGGGAGCGCTGCTCAGCAGCATCCTCGGCTACTTCTTCCTGCTGTGGGGAGTGCCGAACGTCCCGCGGCTGTTCATCCTGCAGGATCCGATCGGCTTCGCTCTGCGTCCGAACGCTCTCCCGCTCGCCGTCGTGGCGATGCTGCTGGCCCTCGTCGTCCTGATCGGACTCACCTGGCTCTTCGTCCGACTCGTCGTGCGAGGCGCGCTGCCGGGGCGCGGATCCGCCGTCTTCTTCGGCACCTGGGGTGCCGTGGTCGTCGCATCCTGCATCGCCGGGCTGGTGCGGGCGCCGCTGGCCGTCGCTGCGCTGGGCATCCCGGCAGAGCAGTCCGAGATCCTCATGATCCAGACGTTCCAGGCCGTGACCGCGAGCGCCTCGTGGGGACTCACCTGGGGATGGCTGACCGCCCTCGTCGCGACGCTGATCCACCGCTCGGCGCCGGCCGCGATCGGATACGGCGCCGCGAGCGGTGCATCTGCCGATTCGGCACCGGACGCGACGACGTACCCGCCGCAGCAGGCGTCAGCGGACACGACGTACCCGCCGCACGCCGGCTGACGATCGCCTGGCACTCGATCAGCGCCGAAGCCCCGCTTCGATCAGCTCCGAGATCAGGTCGCCGTAGCTGAGACCGGACGCGACCCAGCACTTCGGGAACATGGAGATCGGCGTGAAGCCCGGCATCGTGTTCAGCTCGTTGACGACGAGCTCCCCGCTCGGTGTGAGGAACATGTCGACCCTCGCGAGACCACGACCGTCGACCGCCTCGAACGCGCGGATGCCCGCATCCTGGATCGCCGCGACCTCGTGCTGCTCGAGCTCCGCAGGGCACACGACGTCCACGCCGTCGCCACCGAGGTACTTGCCCTCGAAGTCGTAGAAGCCGCGCGAGGTGAGCACGATCTCGCCGGGCAGGGACGCCCGGACGCCGTCGACGCCCTCGAGCACCGCGACCTCGATCTCCCGGCCGGAGACGCCGACCTCGATCAGCACCTTGTCGTCTTCGGCGAAGGCGATCGCGAGAGCCGCATCGAGCTCCTCGGGCTTCTCGACCTTCGACACCCCGACACTCGACCCCGCACGGGCCGGCTTGACGAACAGGGGCAGGCCGAGCTCGGCCGCGGAGGCGCGGACCGCCTCGGCATCCTGGCTCCACTGGCGAGCACGCACGGTGATCCACGGCGCGACCGCGATGCCCGCCGCCTGCAGGGCGATCTTCATGAAGTGCTTGTCCATGCAGAGGGCGGAATCGAGCACCCCGCCGCCGGCGTAGGGGACCTCGAGCGTGTCGAAGTACCCCTGGATCGTGCCGTCCTCGCCATGGGGTCCGTGCAGGATCGGCAGCACGATGTCGATCTCGCCGAGGCCGTCCGTCGTCCCGTCTGGACGCACGACGCGCAGCGTCCGGTCTCCACCCGGCTCCGGCCACAGCACCCTGGTGCCGTTGTCGGCGACCTCGGGCAGGTGGGCGGCGTCGAGCGGGAACTTCGCGGGATCGTCGTCCTCGAGGACGAATGCCCCCTCGCGCGTGATCCCGACGGGGATCACCGCATAGCGGTCGCGATCAATCGCGCCCAGGACCCCGCCCGCCGTTGCGGAACTGATCGAATGCTCGCTGGAGCGCCCTCCGAAGAGCACCACCACCGTCTGCTTGTCCATGGTTGGTCCTCTCACCCTGCGGGGTGTCGTCGTCCGTCGTCAGGTGGGGTGCGATGTCGCGCGGGTTCATCTTGCCGTCGAGCACCATCTTCACCTGCTCGACGATGGGCATGTGCACCTCGGACTCGCGCGCGAGCTGCAGGACGGGGGCCACGGACGCGAGGCCCTCGGCGGTCTGCTGCATCTGCTTGACGACGTCCTGGAAGCTGTACCCCTGACCGAGCAGGCGCCCGGCGGTGTTGTTGCGGCTGAGCGGTGACTGGCAGGTCGCGATCAGGTCGCCGAGTCCTGCGAGCCCCTGGAGGGTCTCGGGGTGCGCGCCGTTGGCCACGGCGAAGTCCGTCATCTCCACGAGCCCTCTGGTGATGATCGATGCCTTGGTGTTCTCGCCGTACCCGACGCCGTCGACGATGCCGATCGCCACGGCGATGAGGTTCTTCAGCACTCCGCCGAACTCCGTGCCGATCACATCGGTGTTCACGAACGTGCGGAAGTAGCTGTTGCGCGCAGCACGCGCCACCTCTTCGGCGGTCTCCCGGCTGCGTGAGGAGATGACGGCTGCCGTCGGCTGCTCGCGGGCGATCTCGAGCGCGAGGTTGGGCCCTGAGGCGACGGCGATCCGGTCGGGATCGCAGCGCAGCTCCTGCTCGATCACCTGACTCATGCGGAGGCCGCTGGTGCGCTCGACGCCCTTCATCAGGCTGACGATCTTGGCCTCGTTGTCGGCGAGCAGCGGACGCAGAGCCTTGAGGTTCTCGCGGAGCGACTGGCTCGGCACGGACAGGTAGACCTGGTCGACGTCGCGCAGCGCGATCGCCAGCTCGTGCGTCGCCGCCATCGTGCGCGGCAGGTTGATGCCCGGCAGATAGCGGGAGTTGCGCTTGGCTTCATCGATCTCGTGCGCGAGCTCGGCGCGGCGGGCCCACATGGTGACCTGGGCGCCGCCGTCGGCGAGGATCTTGCCGAAGGTCGTGCCCCAGCTGCCGGCACCGATGACCGCGACGCGAGGGCCCGCGGGTTCGTTGCGCTTAGGAGTCAAGGCGACCCGTCTCCTTCTGTCCGTGTGCGGACGGATTCCAGCGCTCCGCCGGAGCCTTCTCGTCGCGCAGGTCCTCGAGCAGAGCGGTGATCGCTTTCATCAGTCGGTCGGTGGCCTCATTCAGCGCCGACGCCTCGCCCGCGCGACCGCGGAGATCCGACACATCGACGGGATCTCCGATGACGACGTCCACTGGCTTGCGCAGCGGCCACAGGCTCAGGCCCTTCTGGTAGCGACCCATGATCTCCTGCGTGCCCCAGTGCGCCATCGGGATCAGCGGGATGCCGTCTGCCAACGCGAGGCGGACCGCGCCGGACTTGCCGCGCATCGGCCACATGTCCGGATCCCTGGTCAGCGTCCCTTCCGGGTACACGATCACGCCGCGCCCGTGCTTCACCAGCTCCGCCGACTGCATGAGGGTCTGCTTGGCTGCGGATGCCGACGAGGAGCGCGCGACGGGGACCATGCCGGTGCTGCGGAGGATCCACCCGAGCACGGGCACCCTGAACAGGCTCTCCTTGGCCATGAAGCGCGGCGCCCGGCCGATGCGCCACACCGCGAGGGCGACCACGAGCGGGTCGAACTCGGAGTAGTGGTTCGGTGCGAGCACGAAGGCACCTTCACGCGGCAGCTTCTCGCTGCCCCTGATGCGGAGCTTCGCGAGCAGCGAGATCAGCGGAACGGCGATCGCCGCGACCGGCCAGAACGCGCTGGGCCGCGTGGTCTCCGTCGAACGGGAACCCATCGCGCTCACCCGAGGACGTCGAAGTCGGCACCCACGGCGTCGAGCTTGGCGAGGAACTTCTCGTAGCCCCTGCTGAGGATGTCGACACCCGACACCTTCGACTCGCCCTCGGCGGTCAGCGCCGCGATCACGTGGCTGTAGCCACCGCGCAGGTCGGGCACGACGATGTCGGCGGCGTGCAGCGGGGTGGGACCGGTGATGACGGCAGCCTGCTCGAGATCGCGGCGTGGGACGCGGCGCGGTCCGTCCTGCAGACCGCGCGGGTGCACGACGATGTCTGCGCCCATCTTCACGAGCGCCTCGGTGAACCCCAGGCGGTTCTCGTAGACGGTCTCGTGGACCACGGACCGGCCGTTGGCCTGCGTCAGCGCCACGACGAGCGGCTGCTGCCAGTCGGTCATGAATCCGGGGTGCACGTCGGTCTCGACGACGACGGGCTTGAGCTCGCCGTCGCGGCGGAAGAGGATGCCGTCCTCCTGGATGTCGAACCAGCCGCCGGCCTTGCGGAAGATGTTGAGGAACGTGAGCATCTCCTGCTGCTTCGCTCCGCCGACGAAGATCTCGCCGTCGGTGGCCAGCGCGGCGGACGCCCAGGATGCGGCCTCGTTGCGGTCGAAGATCGAACGGTGGTCGTAGCCGCGCAGCTTCTCGACACCCTCGATGAGGATGACGCGGTTCGGCTCGTAGCTGATGATGGCGCCCATCTTCTGCAGCACCGCGATCAGATCCATGATCTCGGGCTCGATGGCCGCGTTGCGCAGCTCGGTGGTGCCCTCTGCGCGCACGGCCGTCAGCAGCACCTGCTCGGTCGCGCCCACGCTCGGGTACGGCAGGTGGATGTTGGCGCCGTGCAGACGAGCGCCGCCGGTGGAGAGGCGGATGCCGCTCGGCAGCTTCTCGACGATCGCCCCGAACTTGCGCAGCGCGTCGAGGTGGAAGTCGATGGGACGGTCGCCGATGCGGCAGCCGCCGAGGTCGGGAATGAAGGCCTGTCCCAGGCGATGCAGCAGCGGACCGCAGAACAGGATCGGGATGCGGGAGGCACCGGCGTGGGCGTCGATCTCCTCGAAGTGAGCGGACTCGACGTCGCTCGGGTCGAAGACGAGAGCGCCGGGCTCGTCGCCGTCCGACACGCGCACGCCGTGCACCTCGAGCAGCGACCGCACGACCGCGACATCACTGATGGCCGGCACGTCACGCAGGACGCTGACCGTCTCGCCGAGCAGCGAGGCCACCATCGCCTTGGTCGCGAGGTTCTTCGCGCCCTTGACGTCGACGCGCCCGCGCAGCGGGCGTCCGCCTCGAATGGCGAGGACGTCTCCGGTGAGAGGGGGAACTCCGTCCGGGAGAGCGTCGCGCACAGGTGTCGTCATTCGGAGCCTCACTTCATTCAACGGATCTCGGGGCGGGGTCGCCCTCGGCTCCCCCACCCCGTCGTTCACTGAACAGGAAGGGTACGGGGCCGCCACGACTCGCGACGGGCCTCGAACTGCGCGATCTTGTCTTCGTTGCGCAGCGTGAGCCCGATGTCATCGAGCCCTTCGAGGAGCCGCCATCTAGTGTAATCGTCGATCCCGATGTCGGCCTGGACGTCGCCGATCGAGGCGGTTCGCGCCTCGAGGTCGACCGTGATCGAAACCCCGGGATTCCGGTCGATCTCGGCCCAGATGCGCTCCAGATCCTCGTCCGACACCGTCGCGGCGAGCAGGCCCTGCTTGCCCGAGTTGCCCCGGAAGATGTCTGCGAAGCGGGGGCTGAGGACGACCGAGAAGCCGAAGTCGCGAAGTGCCCAGACCGCGTGCTCGCGGCTCGATCCGGTGCCGAAGTCCGGGCCGGCGACGAGGACGGACGCGCCCTGGAACGCCGGCTGGTTCAGCACGAAGTCGGGATCCTGCCGCCAGCCGTGGAACAGCGCATCCTCGAAACCGGTCTTCGTGACCCGCTTGAGGAACACGGCGGGGATGATCTGATCGGTGTCGACGTTCGAGCGCTTGAGGGGAGCTGCGATGCCGGTGTGGGTGCGGAACTTCTCCATCAGACGGCTCCGTTCGTCGCGGCGGCGGGGACGGTCGCAGAGACCGCCTCGACCAGGTCGCCGGGGCTGGACAGGGTGCCGCGGATCGCTGTCGCTGCGGCGACGAGCGGCGACACGAGGTGCGTGCGGCCGCCCTTGCCCTGTCGGCCTTCGAAGTTGCGGTTCGAGGTCGAGGCGCACCGCTCACCGGGGGCGAGCTGGTCGGGGTTCATACCCAGGCACATGGAGCATCCGGCGAAGCGCCATTCGGCGCCGAAGTCCTTGATGACCTGGTCCAGGCCCTCCGCCTCCGCCTCGAGCCTCACTCTGGCGGAGCCGGGCACCACCATGACGCGGACGCCGTCCGCCTTCTTCTTGCCCTTGATGATCGAGGCGAAGGCACGCAGGTCCTCGATGCGGCTGTTGGTGCAGGAGCCCATGAACACCGCGTCGACCGGAACCTCCTTCAAGGGGGTGCCGGGAGTGAGGTCCATGTACTCCAGCGCGCGCTCGGCCGCGATGCGCTCACTGGCGTCGGCGATGTCAGCCGGGTCGGGCACCGAGGCGGACAGCGAGCTGCCCTGGCCGGGGTTCGTCCCCCACGTCACGAAAGGCTCGAGTTCGTCGGCGTCGATGAAGACCTCCGCGTCGAACACGGCGCCCTCGTCGGTGGGGAGAGTGCGCCAGTAGGCGACCGCGTCGTCCCAGTCCTGCCCCTTCGGCGCGTGCGGGCGGCCCTTGAGGTACTCGAAGGTGGTCTCGTCCGGGGCGACCATGCCCGCGCGCGCACCGGCCTCGATCGACATGTTGCAGATCGTCATCCGGCCCTCCATCGACAGGGCGCGGATCGCGCTGCCGCGGAACTCCAGGACGTATCCCTGGCCGCCTCCGGTGGTGATCTTCGCGATCACCGCCAGGATGATGTCCTTCGCGGTGACCCCGGGGCGCAGCGTGCCCTCGACGGTGATCGCCATCGTCTTGAAGGGCTTCAGGGGCAGCGTCTGGGTGGCCATGACGTGCTCGACCTCGCTGGTGCCGATGCCGAATGCCATCGCCCCGAACGCGCCGTGAGTGGAAGTGTGCGAATCGCCGCAGACCACGGTGATGCCCGGCATCGTCAGACCGAGCTGCGGGCCCACCACGTGCACGATGCCCTGCTCGGCATCGCCGAGCGAATGCAGGCGCACCCCGAACTCCTCGGCGTTGCGCCGGAGGGTCTCGATCTGCGTCCGGCTGGTCAGGTCGGCGATCGGCTTGTCGATGTCCCAGGTCGGGGTGTTGTGATCTTCCGTCGCGATGGTCAGGTCGAGCCGGCGCAGCGGACGGCCCTCGGAACGCAGGCCGTCGAAGGCCTGCGGGCTGGTGACCTCATGCACGAGGTGCAGATCGATGTAGATCAGGTCCGGCTCGCCGTTCTCGCCCTTCACGACGAGATGGTCGTCCCAGACCTTCTCGGCGAGGGTGCGGGGCCGTGCGGGAACAGAGTCTGCTGTGAGGGTGTTCATTGCGTATCTCCTGAAGCTGGCGGTTCGGCCCACCGTGGACTCCGCGACGAGGAGGGGCTCAGAACGAGGTCTCGTCGCGGCCGCTAAGAAGGAGCACGATCCGCATGACGTCAGATTACCACCGCTTCAGCGGGCCGAGTCGCCGCGTGACACGCTGAGGTCGTCCGCATCCTCGAGAGGTTCCCGAATGACCGTCGACTCCCCCGGTTTCGCCACCACAGCGGTGCACGCCGCCCGGAATCAGGGCTCCGCGTCGTCGCGAGCGACCCCGATCTACCTCACGGCCGGCTTCGAGTTCGACGACTTCGACCACGCGGCCGAGCACTTCGGCACCGGAGCGGGGTTCGGCTACACCCGCACTGGCAACCCCACGGTGCGCGCGGTGGAGCGACAGCTCGCCGCACTCGAATCCGCTGCGGATGCCGTCCTCGTCGCGAGCGGTCAGGCCGCAGTCGTCACGGCGTTGCTGACCGTGGCGGGAGCGGGAGATCACATCGTCTCCTCCGCCCACATCTACGAGGGACACGCGGCCTCCTCCTCGACAACCTCGCGCGCCTCGGCATCGAGACGACGTTCATCGACGACATCGCCGACCCGGATGCCTGGCGGCAGGCGATCCGCCCTGACACCAGGGCGCTGTTCGGCGAGTCGATCGCCAACGCCCGCAACGACATCCTCGACATCGCCGCGGTGAGCGCGGTCGCCGACGAGTTCGCGCTTCCGCTCATCGTCGACAACACATTGGCGACGCCCTTCCTGCTGCGCCCGCTCGAGCATGGCGCCGCGATGGTCGTGCACTCCGCCTCGAAGTTCCTGGCGGGGCACGGCTCGGTGCTCGGCGGTGTGATCGCCGACGACGGACGATTCGACGCGGCCAGGGCAGGTCACAATGCGCCTCACCTCGTGCTCCCCGGCCGCGGCGGCGTGGCGAGCGTGGCGGCGAGACACGGCGGAGCAGCACGCATCGCCTACGCCCGGGAGTCCGTCGCGCCGCGCTTCGGCGCCTCCCCCTCGCCGCTCAATGCCTTCCTCATCGGCCAGGGCGCCGAGACGCTCGGCCTGCGCGTCGAGCGCCAGTCGCGCAATGCGCTCGAGGTCGCTCGGTGGCTCTCTGCGCAGGACGCGGTGGAGAGCGTCGACTACGTGGGCCTCGAGAGCCATCCCGACCATCGCCTCGCGGCGACCTACCTCCACGGCGGGTACGGCTCGATCTTCACCTTCACCCTCCGCGGGGGTCTCGACGCCGCCCGTGACTTCGTCGAGGGGGTCGAGGTCTTCACACACATGACGCACATCGGGGACGTCCGCTCGCTGGTGCTGCATCCGGGGACCACCAGCCACTCGCATCGCTCGCCGGAAGAGCGCGCTGTGCTCGGAATCAGCCCCGGCACACTGCGCCTGTCGATCGGGATCGAAGACGTCGCCGACCTCATCGGCGATCTCAGCCGTGTGCTGGAACGCGCACGGGAGGCCGTCGCATGAGCAGGCCGCAGCACTTCGGCTGGTTCCTCGCCCGAGGCTTCGGCCCGCAGGGCTGGGGCTATCCCTCACTGGACTGGGACTACGACTGGACCCGGCCCGAGATCTATCAGGAGGCCGCCCGCACTCTGGAGCAGGCCGGCTTCGACCTCGTCATCATCGAGGACGCCCCCTCCCTCGGATCCGCCGACACGATCGACCTGCGCGTGCGGCACGCCTTCGGGGGCCCGAAGCACGACCCGCTGCTGCTCGCGCCCTATCTCTTCCAGGCGACCCGTCACCTCGGGGTGGTGCCGACGGTCAACCCTGCGGCCTACCTCCCCTATACAGCGGCGCGACAGTTCTCCACGCTGCAGCATCTGAGCGGCCACCGGCTCGGGCTCAATGTGGTGACCGACACCGGAAGCGCGAGGCACTTCTCCGACTCTGCGCAGCTCGGGCACGACGCCGCCTACGACCGCGCAGAAGAGTGGCTCACCGGCATCCGCTCGCTCTGGCGCAGCTGGGAGGAGGGCACGCTCGTCCGCGACCCCGACACGGGCGTCTTCGCCGACGGGTCCAAGCTGCAACCCGTGCGGCACCGCGGCGCCCACTTCGCGTTCGACGGCCCCCTGAACGCCATCCCCTTCACAGACGGCGAACCTGCGATCGTCTCCCCTGGTGGCTCAGGACGCGGACTCGGCTTCGCGGGTGCGCACTCCGACGTCCAGCTCGCGCTCGCCCCTCTGGATGAGGCATCGGTACGTGCGTACCGAGCGAAGATCCAAGACGCCGCGATCGCCGCCGGTCGCTCCCCTGCCGATATCAAGATCCTCTTCGCCATCCAGCCCGTGATCACCTCATCGGCAGAGGAAGCGGATCGGATCGTCGCCGCATCCGCGCATCCCGACGACGCCGCCCTCGTGCAGATCGCCCGGAAGCAGTCCAGCGATCTGGAGACCGATCTGACCTCGCTCGATCTCGATCGGCCGCTCGACATCACGATCTTCGGCGATCATGTGTCGCGCGGCAGCATCCAGCGTCTGATCGGTGATCGCGGCGAGGACGTCCCTCTGCGCGCGCACCTCACAGCCCTCGCCCGAACCGGTCGCATCACCGACCGCTCCGGGTTCGTCGGCACGGCGGAGGAGTTGGCCGACCTGATCGAGGAGCTCGGGGACTGGGGCAACGACGGCGTGCTGCTGTGGGGCGACTTCCACCCCGTGACCCTGCACCGGACTCTCGACGAGCTCGTTCCCGTCCTGCGACGCCGCGGGATACTCCGCCGTGAGTACGACGAGGGCGGCCTGCAGGCCAATCTCCGCGCGTTCTGAACGAGGCGAGAATCGCGGGCTACCAGCCCATCGAACCGGGGACGCCCTTGAACGGCCCGGCGACCGACGACGTGACCCAGCCGCCGTAGAACCCGCCGGGCTGCGGAACGACGACCTCATCGCCGACAGTGCACTCGTCCATCGGCCCTGCGTACACCGCCACTCGGTCGGCCAGCATCTCGAATCCCAGTGACGGCTGGGGGTAGTTCCATGCCGCTCCGGCGGCGACGATCCCCCCGCCTCGTACGTCGAGGTACCGTGCGGCGCCCTTGAACTCGCAGAACGACGAACCTGGCGCATCCGAGAGCGCTCCGTCGACGAAGTCCGCGATCGGAAGGTAGTACACCGGAGGATGACTCGTCTCGAGCACCCGCACCGCGTCCGTGGTGTCAGCGACGATCTCTCCGCCGAGACGGATGGTGAGGCGTTCGGGCACCCGCTCGACCCTCGGCGGCCGTGGGTAGTCCCAGACGGATTCCTGGCCGGCAGCGGGAACTTCGGGGGCAGGTCTGCGCATCTGTTCACTGTACGTCGCGCGGTGTTGACTGGGGTCATGACCGCAACTCCGATGTTCCCGCTCGGTTCGGTGCTGTTCCCGTACACTCCACTGCTGCTGCGCGTCTTCGAGCCCCGCTACCTCACGATGATCGGGCGTCTCCTCGACGAGGACGACCCGGAGTTCGGCGTCGTGCTCATCGAGCGCGGTCACGAGGTCGGAGGCGGCGACCGGCGCAGTGGAGTCGGGGCGATGGCGCGTCTCGTGAGCGTGTCTCCCGACGCCGAGGTGCTGCACATCGTCGCGGTCGGCACGTCGCGCTTCACCATCGACGAGTGGGTCGACGATGCGCCCTATCCCCGCGCCGAGGCCACCCCGCTCCCCGATCTGACCTGGAACGAGGCGCTCAGCCCGCTGCGTACCGAGGCGGAGGCGATCGTCCGGCGCGTCCTCGCGCGTGCGGACTCCCCGTGGGACGCCGACACTGAGCTGTCCGACGATCCGCTCGCCGCTGCGTGGCAGCTCGCCGCGATCGCACCGCTCGGCGAGTACGACCGCTACACGCTCCTGCGGTCGACCAGCGTCGGCGCCCTGCTCGGCCAGGTCATCGACCTCACTCTCGAGGCCGAGTCCCTGTGGTCGGCAGGCTGATGTCAGTCGACTGAGAGCGCGCCGGCCTTCACTCGACCGTCGGACCGACCCGCTGTGCGCGCTTCTCCCGCGACGACGCGATCAGGCTCGCGATCGTCGCGACGCCCATCGACACGACGATGACGCCGAGCGACACCATGTTGTCGATGTCCGGCACCCACTCGACGTGCTGGCCGCCGTTGATGAACGGCAGCTCGTTCTCGTGCAGGGCGTGCAGGATCAGCTTCACACCGATGAAGCCGAGGATCACCGCGATGCCGTAGTGGAGGTAGCGGAGGCGATCGAGCAGGTCGCCGAGCAGGAAGTACAGCTGGCGGAGACCCATCAGCGCGAAGATGTTCGCGGCGAACACGAGGAATCCGTTGGTGGTGATCTCGAAGATCGCGGGGATCGAGTCGATCGCGAAGATCAGGTCGGTGACGCCGATCGTGATGAACACGATCACCATGGGCGTCCACATGCGCTTGCCGTCGACGGTCGTGCGGAGCTTCGACCCGTCGTACTCCTCGCTGATGTCGATGCGACGACGGAGAAGTCGCACCACGAAGTTCTCGCGCTGCACCTCTCCCTCGTGATCGCCGTCCGGCATCGCCTGGCGGATCGCCGTCCAGATGAGGAAGGCTCCGAAGATGTAGAAGATCGGGGAGAAGTGCTCGACGATCGTGACGCCGACGAGGATGAAGGCGCCGCGGAGGATCAGGGCGATGATGATGCCGACCATGAGCACCTGCTGCTGCAGCCGCCGGGGCACAGCGAACTGAGCCATGATCAGCACGAAGACGAACAGGTTGTCGATCGAGAGGCTGTACTCGAGCGCCCATCCTGTGATGAAGTCGCCCGCGTTGCGCCAGCCGGCCACGTTCCCCAGGAGGACCGCGAAGAGCAGGGCGAGCCCCACGTAGAACACGACCCAGAGCGTGGACTCCTTCGTGGACGGGATGTGCGGGCGGAGGCGGATGAGCAGCAGGTCGCCGATCAGGATGATCGTGAGGACGACCATCGAGGTGATCTCGAACCAGACAGGGATTTCCAAGGGTGCACTGCACCTTTCGGGAGGGGTCGGAAGAACGCCGAAAGTCTCTCCCACGCACTGAGTGCGCCGCACGACCGGAGCAGCGATGTCGATGCTCGTGATGACGGTGGATGCGCTTGCGGGATACTCCCTCTCGCGACACCGATTCTAGCGGAGCCGAGCCGCCGCGGTCGTCATCCGGCGAACGCCGACGACGGCGCAGGCTCAGACGACGCACTGATCTGAGACGATGGGGCATCCCTCGACACTTCCCAGGTGAGAGACACCGAACGGAATCAGGATGGCCGTGCAGACGAGTGATCAGAGATGGGCGGCTCAGGCCGCGGCCGGTGACCAGAGCGCCTTCAGGGAGCTCTACCGGGCGCACGTGCGCCCGGTCTACTGGATCGCCCACGGCATCCTCGGCTCGGCCGCGGATGCTGAGGACGTGACCCAGGAGACGTTCGTCACCGCGTGGCGGAAGCTGACCGGGTTCGAACTGCAGGGCGAGTCGATCCTGCCCTGGCTCGCGACGATCTGCCGTTTCCAGGCCGCGAATCGCCTGCGTCAGCGTCGGCGGGATCTGGCACACACGACGGATGCCGCAGAGGAGACCCTCGCCTCGACGATCAGCGTCGAGGAGCAGGTCATCACCGAGGCCCTGGCAGCGCGGATCGCTGAGGAGGTGGGCAC
This genomic interval from Microbacterium hydrocarbonoxydans contains the following:
- a CDS encoding NAD(P)H-dependent glycerol-3-phosphate dehydrogenase, which produces MTPKRNEPAGPRVAVIGAGSWGTTFGKILADGGAQVTMWARRAELAHEIDEAKRNSRYLPGINLPRTMAATHELAIALRDVDQVYLSVPSQSLRENLKALRPLLADNEAKIVSLMKGVERTSGLRMSQVIEQELRCDPDRIAVASGPNLALEIAREQPTAAVISSRSRETAEEVARAARNSYFRTFVNTDVIGTEFGGVLKNLIAVAIGIVDGVGYGENTKASIITRGLVEMTDFAVANGAHPETLQGLAGLGDLIATCQSPLSRNNTAGRLLGQGYSFQDVVKQMQQTAEGLASVAPVLQLARESEVHMPIVEQVKMVLDGKMNPRDIAPHLTTDDDTPQGERTNHGQADGGGALRRALQRAFDQFRNGGRGPGRD
- the leuD gene encoding 3-isopropylmalate dehydratase small subunit translates to MEKFRTHTGIAAPLKRSNVDTDQIIPAVFLKRVTKTGFEDALFHGWRQDPDFVLNQPAFQGASVLVAGPDFGTGSSREHAVWALRDFGFSVVLSPRFADIFRGNSGKQGLLAATVSDEDLERIWAEIDRNPGVSITVDLEARTASIGDVQADIGIDDYTRWRLLEGLDDIGLTLRNEDKIAQFEARRESWRPRTLPVQ
- a CDS encoding DUF3515 family protein, whose product is MPRFRLLAVAAGALTLAAALAGCSTTVHLEPADDANDPACAEVSVLLPDSVVDLDRVWTDAQATGAWGDPTVVLRCGVEPPAPSTEVCTTIGGVDWLVLDQEEERQRLVTYGREPAIEVVIRRGEEIDFRTVVEKLSTSIQSGLAPATAHCTDRVPTATEPPTEEG
- a CDS encoding lysophospholipid acyltransferase family protein; this encodes MGSRSTETTRPSAFWPVAAIAVPLISLLAKLRIRGSEKLPREGAFVLAPNHYSEFDPLVVALAVWRIGRAPRFMAKESLFRVPVLGWILRSTGMVPVARSSSASAAKQTLMQSAELVKHGRGVIVYPEGTLTRDPDMWPMRGKSGAVRLALADGIPLIPMAHWGTQEIMGRYQKGLSLWPLRKPVDVVIGDPVDVSDLRGRAGEASALNEATDRLMKAITALLEDLRDEKAPAERWNPSAHGQKETGRLDS
- a CDS encoding D-alanine--D-alanine ligase family protein is translated as MDKQTVVVLFGGRSSEHSISSATAGGVLGAIDRDRYAVIPVGITREGAFVLEDDDPAKFPLDAAHLPEVADNGTRVLWPEPGGDRTLRVVRPDGTTDGLGEIDIVLPILHGPHGEDGTIQGYFDTLEVPYAGGGVLDSALCMDKHFMKIALQAAGIAVAPWITVRARQWSQDAEAVRASAAELGLPLFVKPARAGSSVGVSKVEKPEELDAALAIAFAEDDKVLIEVGVSGREIEVAVLEGVDGVRASLPGEIVLTSRGFYDFEGKYLGGDGVDVVCPAELEQHEVAAIQDAGIRAFEAVDGRGLARVDMFLTPSGELVVNELNTMPGFTPISMFPKCWVASGLSYGDLISELIEAGLRR
- the murA gene encoding UDP-N-acetylglucosamine 1-carboxyvinyltransferase — its product is MTTPVRDALPDGVPPLTGDVLAIRGGRPLRGRVDVKGAKNLATKAMVASLLGETVSVLRDVPAISDVAVVRSLLEVHGVRVSDGDEPGALVFDPSDVESAHFEEIDAHAGASRIPILFCGPLLHRLGQAFIPDLGGCRIGDRPIDFHLDALRKFGAIVEKLPSGIRLSTGGARLHGANIHLPYPSVGATEQVLLTAVRAEGTTELRNAAIEPEIMDLIAVLQKMGAIISYEPNRVILIEGVEKLRGYDHRSIFDRNEAASWASAALATDGEIFVGGAKQQEMLTFLNIFRKAGGWFDIQEDGILFRRDGELKPVVVETDVHPGFMTDWQQPLVVALTQANGRSVVHETVYENRLGFTEALVKMGADIVVHPRGLQDGPRRVPRRDLEQAAVITGPTPLHAADIVVPDLRGGYSHVIAALTAEGESKVSGVDILSRGYEKFLAKLDAVGADFDVLG